The Candidatus Omnitrophota bacterium genome has a window encoding:
- the nagA gene encoding N-acetylglucosamine-6-phosphate deacetylase: MTRSHAIIHAEVLTPLELIHDGAVIWDGSTIARVGPTQHLQEVLRGCESVTSARGQTVAPGFIELHAHGALGHDVADKNPKGIEKISRHFCAHGTTAFVAALCYDPEALRSLRETCRKGVSGAQLLGLYSEGPFINPAKRGGIPEQSVLAADPAQLQSILGELQDSLLLMTLAPEIPGAMDLIPLLRQAGVVAAQGHSDASLETAREAAGRGATHLTHLYNAMSGLHHREPGLAALPFDRADVTAEITADGVHVHPAILRLSLRAQFDPPNLALITDSVRPAGMPDGEYTHLGRPMRLQGTRAALLDGTLVGSVITQDQALARVVREAGVPLQKALYMASTLPAKILGLDHERGEIAAGKRADMVMLDEGLGVTGTILKGQFLRPTELGER; this comes from the coding sequence ATGACACGATCCCATGCAATCATCCATGCGGAAGTCCTCACGCCCCTTGAATTGATCCACGATGGGGCCGTTATTTGGGATGGCAGCACGATCGCCCGTGTGGGGCCTACGCAGCATCTTCAAGAAGTCCTCCGCGGGTGCGAATCCGTCACCTCTGCCCGCGGACAGACCGTAGCGCCCGGATTTATTGAACTCCACGCGCACGGAGCCCTCGGACATGATGTGGCCGACAAGAATCCCAAGGGCATTGAGAAAATCAGCCGCCACTTTTGCGCGCACGGGACCACTGCCTTTGTGGCCGCGCTGTGCTATGATCCGGAGGCTCTGCGTTCTCTGCGCGAAACTTGCCGGAAAGGCGTGAGCGGGGCCCAGCTTCTGGGCCTTTATTCTGAAGGTCCTTTTATCAATCCCGCCAAACGCGGGGGAATCCCCGAACAAAGCGTACTGGCAGCCGACCCGGCCCAGCTTCAGAGCATTCTCGGCGAGTTGCAGGATTCTCTCCTTCTGATGACCCTGGCGCCTGAAATTCCCGGGGCTATGGACTTGATCCCGCTCTTGCGCCAAGCCGGAGTGGTGGCCGCACAAGGGCATTCGGACGCAAGTCTGGAAACCGCGCGCGAGGCTGCCGGTCGAGGGGCCACGCACCTGACCCACCTCTACAACGCCATGAGCGGCCTGCACCACCGCGAGCCCGGACTGGCGGCCCTGCCTTTTGACCGCGCGGATGTCACGGCTGAAATCACGGCAGACGGAGTGCACGTGCACCCGGCCATCCTGAGGCTTTCGCTGAGAGCCCAATTCGATCCGCCGAATCTGGCTTTGATCACCGACAGCGTGCGGCCCGCAGGCATGCCGGACGGGGAATACACGCACCTCGGCCGCCCCATGCGTCTCCAAGGCACGCGCGCGGCCCTGCTGGACGGCACCCTCGTCGGTTCCGTCATCACGCAGGACCAGGCCCTTGCGCGCGTCGTGCGCGAGGCAGGCGTTCCGCTGCAAAAAGCCCTGTATATGGCCTCCACTTTGCCGGCGAAAATTCTGGGATTGGATCACGAGCGCGGAGAGATCGCAGCGGGGAAGCGGGCGGATATGGTGATGCTGGATGAAGGGTTGGGTGTTACCGGAACGATTCTAAAGGGACAGTTCTTACGGCCCACTGAGCTCGGCGAGCGGTAA